One genomic region from Clostridium saccharobutylicum DSM 13864 encodes:
- a CDS encoding GH12 family glycosyl hydrolase domain-containing protein has protein sequence MNKIVKAGMSVAVFTTILMGGGAVKASAATWSTTDKYGSWSNSGYTLNNDVWGEGSGAQTIWGNSYSNWGVWSAQPNTGGIKSYPHVEKVINRKVSAVNTLKSSFNVTVPISGTSMETAYDIWLHDPSYSNRDSKKNKHEIMIWMNKFGDVNPISYGWNASGPIPVYRNVSIGGQTWNVYYGDNTQNMVYSFVRTGGNVSSGSVDIKAITNWIKNTPKWYGDIQFDSVQFGYEITSSYNNGKGQNFNTNNFSVTFN, from the coding sequence ATGAATAAAATAGTAAAGGCAGGAATGTCTGTCGCGGTATTCACAACAATATTAATGGGTGGTGGAGCTGTTAAAGCAAGTGCAGCAACATGGTCAACAACGGATAAGTATGGTTCGTGGAGTAATAGTGGATATACTCTTAATAATGACGTATGGGGAGAAGGCTCAGGAGCTCAAACTATATGGGGTAACTCATATAGTAATTGGGGTGTATGGTCAGCACAGCCTAATACTGGAGGAATAAAATCTTATCCTCATGTTGAAAAAGTAATAAATAGAAAGGTAAGTGCTGTAAATACTCTTAAAAGTAGCTTTAATGTCACAGTTCCTATAAGTGGAACTTCAATGGAAACTGCTTATGATATATGGTTACATGATCCAAGTTATTCTAATCGTGATTCTAAAAAGAATAAGCATGAAATTATGATTTGGATGAATAAATTTGGAGACGTAAATCCTATTTCATATGGATGGAATGCATCAGGTCCAATACCAGTTTATAGAAATGTATCAATAGGTGGTCAGACATGGAACGTGTATTATGGTGATAATACTCAAAATATGGTTTATTCATTTGTAAGAACTGGTGGAAATGTTAGTTCAGGGTCTGTTGATATAAAGGCAATAACTAACTGGATTAAGAATACACCAAAGTGGTATGGAGATATTCAATTTGATAGTGTTCAATTTGGATATGAAATCACATCAAGCTATAATAACGGTAAGGGCCAAAATTTTAACACAAATAATTTTTCTGTAACATTTAATTAA
- a CDS encoding amino acid permease yields MKIDNEKEYKLNRSLKARHMNMIAIGGSIGTGLFFASGSAVSTAGPGGALLAYIIMGIVVYLLMMSLGEMSTLLPISGSFETYATRFVDPALGFTLGWNYWFCWAIGVAAELVAGSLIVKFWFPDTNGTMWSIIFLAIIFVLNFLSAKAYGESEYWFASIKVITIIIFIIVGVLMIIGILGNGSPGFTNWGLSDGNGNKGPFIGGLLGIINVFLVAGFSFSGTEIVGLAAGESENPQENVPKAIKTVFWRILLFYVGAIIVIGFIIPFTDENLLKSGVDNIAYSPFTMVFEKCGIAFAASAMNAVILTSVLSCGNSGLYVSSRMLYALALEGKAPKFLRKVNKRGVPMNALYVTTIVACSAFFASLIGDGKIYYILYNVSGIMAFFAWLGIGICHYRFRKAYIAQGRDLNDLKFKAKFYPFGPIISVILCVIVIFGSNIWVFQGDTFSWFDFITNYITIPIFICLYFGYKFIKKTKIVPLEECDFEFKEEIRQAK; encoded by the coding sequence ATGAAAATAGATAATGAAAAAGAATATAAACTAAATAGAAGTTTAAAAGCAAGGCATATGAATATGATAGCTATAGGGGGCTCTATAGGTACAGGACTTTTTTTTGCAAGTGGAAGCGCTGTAAGTACAGCAGGACCAGGAGGGGCATTACTAGCCTATATAATTATGGGAATAGTTGTATATCTATTAATGATGTCTCTTGGAGAAATGTCAACATTATTACCTATTTCAGGTTCATTTGAAACTTATGCTACAAGATTTGTTGATCCTGCACTAGGATTTACACTTGGGTGGAATTATTGGTTTTGCTGGGCTATAGGTGTAGCAGCTGAGTTGGTTGCAGGTTCGCTTATTGTAAAGTTTTGGTTTCCAGACACAAATGGAACTATGTGGAGCATAATATTTTTAGCAATTATTTTTGTTTTGAATTTTTTATCAGCTAAAGCTTATGGCGAAAGTGAATATTGGTTTGCAAGCATTAAAGTAATTACAATAATTATATTCATTATAGTTGGTGTTCTAATGATAATTGGAATATTAGGAAATGGTTCTCCAGGATTCACCAATTGGGGATTATCAGATGGAAATGGAAACAAAGGGCCTTTCATTGGTGGATTATTAGGAATTATAAATGTATTTTTGGTAGCGGGATTTTCCTTTTCTGGAACAGAAATAGTTGGACTAGCAGCAGGGGAATCAGAAAATCCACAAGAAAATGTACCAAAAGCAATAAAGACAGTTTTTTGGCGTATATTATTATTTTATGTAGGTGCGATTATAGTAATAGGATTCATAATTCCTTTTACAGACGAAAATTTATTAAAAAGTGGTGTAGATAATATAGCATACAGTCCATTTACAATGGTATTTGAAAAATGTGGAATAGCATTTGCAGCAAGTGCTATGAATGCAGTAATTTTAACTTCAGTATTATCTTGTGGAAACTCCGGACTTTATGTTTCATCAAGAATGTTATATGCTTTAGCATTAGAGGGAAAAGCTCCTAAGTTTTTACGAAAAGTAAATAAAAGAGGAGTTCCAATGAATGCACTATATGTTACAACTATAGTAGCATGTTCAGCATTTTTTGCATCATTAATTGGAGATGGAAAAATATATTACATACTTTATAATGTTTCTGGAATAATGGCATTCTTCGCGTGGCTTGGTATAGGTATTTGTCATTATAGATTTAGAAAAGCGTACATAGCTCAAGGCAGAGATTTAAATGACTTAAAGTTTAAAGCTAAATTCTATCCATTTGGACCAATAATATCTGTAATTTTATGCGTAATTGTTATATTTGGATCTAATATATGGGTATTCCAAGGTGATACTTTCAGCTGGTTTGATTTTATTACAAATTATATTACTATTCCTATATTTATTTGTTTATACTTTGGATACAAATTTATTAAGAAAACAAAGATAGTTCCTTTGGAAGAATGTGATTTTGAATTTAAAGAAGAAATAAGGCAGGCAAAATAA
- a CDS encoding MBL fold metallo-hydrolase, which yields MDILKIKGNTYCIDTGMTYIPFYKINDEKIIMLDTGWKKEERDGIEEVLESNNFKVSAIINSHAHIDHIGNNEYFKNKYNSIIAMSDFEALTCSSEINLKVFYGSQTLESVKEHFGHMICKTDIRIFENQDEISVCDVNFKIVHTPGHSPAHICIITPDDVAYLGDALISYNVMKGAKIPYSFILSEDMKSKAKLYDLHCSKYVVAHKGIYDNIKKLIDDNMDFYEDRAMKIYEVIEGQMTLEDLMKAVIKKFNINVNSIDRYYLIERMLKSYVEYLYDIKKLNLIMEDGFLKYSK from the coding sequence ATGGATATATTAAAAATAAAAGGAAATACTTATTGCATTGATACTGGAATGACCTACATACCATTTTATAAAATTAATGATGAAAAAATTATTATGCTAGATACGGGCTGGAAAAAAGAAGAGCGTGATGGTATAGAGGAAGTTTTGGAAAGCAATAATTTTAAAGTTTCAGCTATTATAAATAGTCACGCACATATAGATCATATTGGAAATAATGAATATTTTAAAAATAAATACAATTCAATTATTGCTATGTCTGATTTTGAAGCGCTTACATGCAGCTCTGAAATTAATCTCAAGGTTTTTTATGGAAGTCAAACATTAGAATCTGTAAAGGAACACTTTGGTCATATGATATGTAAAACAGATATTAGAATATTTGAAAATCAAGATGAAATATCAGTATGTGATGTTAATTTTAAGATTGTTCATACACCAGGTCACAGTCCTGCTCATATATGTATTATAACGCCTGATGATGTTGCATATTTAGGAGATGCTCTTATAAGTTATAACGTAATGAAGGGAGCTAAAATACCATATAGTTTTATATTAAGTGAAGATATGAAGAGCAAAGCTAAGCTTTACGATTTGCATTGTAGTAAATATGTGGTAGCTCATAAAGGCATTTATGACAATATCAAAAAATTGATAGATGATAATATGGATTTTTATGAAGACAGGGCAATGAAAATATATGAAGTAATAGAGGGACAAATGACACTTGAGGATCTTATGAAAGCTGTTATTAAAAAGTTTAATATCAATGTAAATAGTATAGATAGATATTATCTTATAGAAAGAATGTTAAAATCATATGTGGAATATTTATATGATATAAAAAAGCTTAATTTAATTATGGAAGATGGATTTCTTAAATATTCAAAATAA